Proteins from a genomic interval of Dermacentor variabilis isolate Ectoservices chromosome 8, ASM5094787v1, whole genome shotgun sequence:
- the LOC142589762 gene encoding UBA-like domain-containing protein 2: MDSLREQVMINQFAQAAGCARDQAKQLLQAAHWQFETALSIFFQDAAVPGCHPAGHFSSMCTPANTPATPPNFPETLLSLSKLSAATPPTVPSPMQGSALQGGYQGCMGAPSQYAPQRSGGGGMPPHSSQGRCYPASTSPSSSSMEAQR, from the exons ATGGATTCCCTTCGGGAGCAGGTGATGATCAATCAGTTCGCGCAGGCAGCTGGATGCGCGAGGGACCAGGCCAAACAGCTACTTCAAGCTGCCCACTGGCAGTTCGAG ACGGCGCTCAGCATTTTCTTCCAAGACGCGGCTGTTCCTGGCTGTCACCCAGCGGGCCACTTTAGCTCG ATGTGCACGCCCGCCAATACGCCGGCAACGCCACCCAACTTTCCCGAGACCCTGCTGTCCCTGTCCAAGCTCTCGGCCGCCACCCCTCCAACGGTGCCTAGCCCCATGCAGGGCTCGGCGCTGCAGGGCGGCTACCAGGGCTGCATGGGTGCGCCGAGCCAGTACGCTCCACAGCGGAGTGGCGGTGGCGGCATGCCTCCCCATTCTTCCCAGGGCCGCTGCTATCCGGCGAGCACCTCGCCTTCCTCGTCGTCCATGGAAGCTCAACGGTAA
- the Ddx56 gene encoding putative ATP-dependent RNA helicase DDX56, with the protein MSNKELEFHEMGLDDRLLKAIAKLGWGKPTPIQEKAVPLILEGKDVLARARTGSGKTGGFCLPMIHRLMQYRVDQEPATRGLILAPTKELCSQIARCVSQLSGTWLRCVDVSGTADLAVQRPLLAERPAIVVGTPSRLLAHLKAGHLTLKLEMLVIDEADLVLSFGHEQDLNELLTRLPNRCQTVLTSATLSPEVLSLKRLALRNPVTLKLQEGEQDQQRLSQYVIRCEEDDKFALLCALFKLRLVVGKTLIFVTTVDRCFVVKLFLEQFGVRCCVLNSELPLASRALILNQFNEGRYEIMVASDEKGIEAQDKAPKKSKKRNQDPEYGVCRGLDFQNVANVINLDFPTTVQAYQHRVGRTARGDRKGTALSLVKDREAHLLEAVQKALPEGTLKPYLFRMEEIEPFRYRSKDAFRAVTRIAVREARLKEIKTEILSSQKLQSFFEENPRERQLLRHDKALHIIKHQPHLKHCPDYIIPPTLQRSLQKESAKAPQPVKRPRTREERNRKYGKKPRRNDPLQSFSCD; encoded by the coding sequence ATGTCGAACAAAGAGCTCGAGTTCCACGAGATGGGCCTCGACGATCGCCTGCTCAAGGCCATCGCCAAGCTCGGCTGGGGCAAACCGACCCCCATCCAGGAGAAAGCCGTGCCGCTCATCCTCGAAGGCAAGGACGTGTTGGCTCGAGCCCGCACTGGCAGCGGCAAGACGGGCGGCTTCTGCCTCCCGATGATCCATCGGCTGATGCAGTACCGCGTCGACCAGGAGCCCGCGACTCGGGGCCTCATCCTGGCGCCCACGAAAGAGCTGTGCAGTCAGATAGCGCGCTGCGTTTCCCAGCTGTCCGGTACGTGGTTGCGCTGCGTCGACGTGTCGGGCACCGCCGATCTGGCCGTCCAACGGCCGCTGCTCGCCGAGCGGCCGGCCATCGTCGTCGGCACGCCGTCGCGGCTGCTGGCCCACTTGAAGGCGGGACACCTGACGCTCAAGCTCGAGATGCTCGTCATCGACGAGGCAGACCTCGTGCTCTCCTTCGGGCACGAGCAGGACCTCAACGAGCTGCTCACGCGACTCCCCAACCGGTGCCAGACGGTGCTCACCTCGGCGACGCTCAGTCCCGAGGTGCTGAGCCTCAAGCGCCTAGCGCTCCGCAATCCGGTGACGCTGAAGCTTCAAGAGGGCGAGCAGGACCAGCAGCGGCTCTCCCAGTACGTGATCCGCTGCGAAGAGGACGACAAGTTCGCCCTCCTGTGCGCGCTGTTCAAGCTCCGGCTCGTGGTGGGCAAGACCTTGATCTTCGTCACCACCGTGGACCGCTGTTTCGTCGTCAAGCTCTTCCTCGAGCAGTTCGGCGTGCGATGCTGCGTGCTCAACTCCGAGCTCCCCCTGGCGTCTCGCGCCCTCATCCTGAACCAGTTCAACGAGGGCCGCTACGAGATCATGGTCGCGTCGGACGAGAAGGGCATCGAAGCCCAGGACAAGGCGCCCAAGAAGAGCAAGAAGCGCAACCAGGACCCCGAGTACGGCGTGTGCCGGGGCCTGGACTTCCAGAACGTCGCGAACGTCATCAACCTCGACTTCCCGACGACCGTGCAGGCCTACCAGCACCGTGTGGGACGGACGGCGCGTGGAGACCGCAAAGGGACGGCCTTGTCACTGGTCAAGGACCGCGAGGCTCACCTGCTCGAGGCCGTCCAGAAGGCGCTCCCCGAGGGCACGCTCAAGCCCTACCTGTTCCGCATGGAAGAGATTGAACCGTTCCGGTACAGGAGCAAGGACGCCTTCCGCGCCGTGacgcgaatagcggtgcgagagGCGCGTCTGAAAGAGATCAAGACGGAGATCCTCTCGTCGCAGAAGCTGCAGTCCTTCTTTGAGGAGAACCCGAGGGAAAGGCAACTCTTGCGCCACGACAAGGCGCTGCACATCATCAAGCACCAGCCGCACCTCAAACACTGCCCGGATTACATCATCCCTCCGACGCTGCAGCGCAGTCTCCAGAAGGAAAGTGCCAAGGCTCCGCAGCCCGTCAAGCGACCCAGAACACGTGAGGAACGCAACAGAAAGTACGGCAAGAAGCCGCGCAGAAACGACCCGCTTCAGAGTTTCAGTTGTGACTGA